The following coding sequences lie in one Helicoverpa zea isolate HzStark_Cry1AcR chromosome 2, ilHelZeax1.1, whole genome shotgun sequence genomic window:
- the LOC124636494 gene encoding armadillo repeat-containing protein 7-like, whose amino-acid sequence MFSSKAQLQKRTPENGTDRENFLSLLVDEYLHSSSYDAKCQVLANLANFAYDPINYQYIRDVGVLDIFLHVIKNESNEQLLHFASAGICNLCCDPLNAEYIVTQSGLKPIIALLKLNHNDILADTITTLYYLNNNQTKAEITTTEVIKHIRDIQNSNDKRLVNLATLYLQDVCGTKEDV is encoded by the exons ATGTTTAGTAGTAAGGCTCAACTTCAGAAACGTACTCCTGAAAATGGGACAGATCGAGAGAACTTTTTGTCGCTTCTAGTGGATGAATATTTGCATTCTTCTTCGTATG ATGCTAAATGCCAAGTTTTAGCGAATTTGGCAAATTTTGCATACGATCCTATCAACTACCAGTACATCAGAGACGTTGGTGTCCTAGACATTTTTCTTCACGttataaaaaatgaaagtaATGAGCAACTGCTTCATTTTGCCTCTGCTGGTATCTGCAATTTATGCTGTG atcCCTTGAATGCCGAGTACATAGTTACACAGTCTGGGCTGAAGCCGATTATTgcattactgaaattaaaccATAATGATATCTTAGCAGACACAATCACTACTTTGTATTATCTTAACAATAATCAAACCAAGGCTGAAATCACCACAACAGAAGTTATTAAGCATATTCGTGATATTCAGAACTCAAATGATAAGAGATTGGTAAACTTAGCCACTTTATACTTGCAAGATGTCTGTGGTACAAAAGAAGATGTTTGA
- the LOC124643653 gene encoding follicle cell protein 3C-1 — MRGVQWLLLAVCLFLTVTSEAKKKTKRENYVSAPSEEENNYDDDYEELEPCQCGVFLSQQVGIKENNRRSRPRGPPQGEPVVTYDTDSPSLPCGTGGFKSCVSRCLDVILKYLPRAGPVICGAVERDVHREKAFLFIKNCGGEWTPTSFSAGKEFCCTDGEHHKC; from the exons ATGCGTGGAGTCCAGTGGCTACTTCTAGCAGTGTGTCTGTTCCTGACAGTAACATCTGAAGCCAAGAAGAAGACCAAACGAGAGAACTATGTGAGCGCCCCCTCTGAGGAAGAAAATAACTACGATGACGATTATGAAGAG CTGGAGCCATGTCAGTGTGGTGTGTTCCTGTCGCAGCAGGTCGGTATCAAGGAGAACAACCGTCGCAGTCGTCCCCGCGGTCCTCCTCAGGGTGAGCCCGTGGTCACCTACGACACCGACTCACCCAGCCTGCCCTGCGGCACGGGAGGATTCAAGAGCTGCGTCAGCCGATGTCTTGATGTG aTCTTGAAGTATCTCCCTCGAGCCGGCCCTGTCATCTGCGGGGCGGTGGAACGCGACGTGCACAGAGAAAAGGCGTTCCTCTTCATAAAGAACTGCGGCGGTGAATGGACGCCCACCAGCTTCTCGGCAGGCAAGGAGTTCTGTTGCACCGATGGAGAACATCATAAGTGCTGA
- the LOC124644854 gene encoding hydroxyacyl-thioester dehydratase type 2, mitochondrial-like, protein MNKMLSNRFPYIVVNNKNYQKICKIHTTTFSNTAFKAGDKIRIQKTLTQKDLDAFSNLTSDHNYLHQNNGNKRPIVHGALLNGLVAGLIGTHLPGPGTVLVSQTMKFPNKCFVGEKLTISVELVDVRKILKVKFYCIVEEEKKVVFEGEAKLMLAKDC, encoded by the coding sequence ATGAACAAAATGCTGTCAAACAGATTCCCTTACATTgtggtaaataacaaaaattaccaaaaaatatgcaaaattcACACTACTACCTTCAGTAATACTGCATTCAAAGCAGGAGACAAGATTCGCATACAGAAAACATTGACTCAGAAAGATTTGGATGCATTCTCCAACCTCACAAGTGACCATAACTATTTGCACCAGAACAATGGCAACAAGAGGCCAATAGTGCATGGAGCACTTCTTAACGGCTTGGTGGCCGGACTGATTGGCACACACCTGCCCGGCCCGGGCACTGTACTTGTGTCACAAACTATGAAGTTCCCTAACAAATGCTTTGTTGGTGAGAAACTTACCATAAGTGTAGAACTTGTTGATGTGAGGAAGATCCTCAAAGTGAAGTTTTATTGCATTGTGGAGGAAGAAAAAAAGGTTGTGTTTGAGGGTGAGGCTAAACTTATGTTGGCCAAAGACTGTTAG